The proteins below are encoded in one region of Arthrobacter sp. CJ23:
- the coaE gene encoding dephospho-CoA kinase codes for MLKIGLTGGIASGKSLVASTLKELGAVLIDADVIAREVVEPGTPGLARVVEAFGTEILDADGRLDRPALGAIVFKDPERREVLNGIIHPLVRERAAAILSAAAPGDVVVQDIPLLVETGQGSSFHLVLVVDAPDEVRVRRMVEHRGMTPDEAASRMAAQATRAERLAAADVILDNSGSVEEIRARVQELWEQRLLPFARNLVEPRTAPRSGGPLIVPADPDWPAQAGRLIERIRKSSSEVHGVEHIGSTSVPGLDAKDVLDLQVAVSSLAAADRIAGELAEAGFPVKAGAVRDTPTPPDQDPSAWQKRFHGNADPGRAANVHVRVQGSPGWRYALLFRDWLRGNPEAAARYAAEKHRLAALHAGDGGTVRYAEAKEPWFTEVAWPEMEAWAEQSGWQPPSYDEPVQTRTVTVRGQG; via the coding sequence GTGCTGAAGATCGGACTGACGGGCGGCATCGCCTCGGGGAAATCGCTGGTGGCGTCAACATTGAAGGAACTCGGGGCCGTGCTCATCGACGCCGACGTCATCGCGCGGGAGGTCGTCGAGCCGGGAACCCCGGGTCTCGCCCGTGTGGTGGAGGCCTTCGGCACGGAGATTCTCGACGCCGACGGGCGGCTCGACCGGCCGGCACTCGGCGCGATCGTCTTCAAGGATCCGGAGCGGCGGGAGGTCCTCAACGGCATCATCCACCCCCTGGTGCGGGAGCGCGCCGCCGCGATACTCTCCGCCGCGGCCCCCGGCGATGTGGTTGTCCAGGACATACCGCTCCTCGTCGAAACCGGCCAGGGCAGCAGCTTCCACCTGGTGCTGGTGGTCGACGCCCCGGACGAGGTCCGGGTCCGGCGCATGGTGGAGCATCGGGGCATGACCCCGGACGAGGCCGCGTCCCGCATGGCCGCCCAGGCCACCCGCGCCGAGCGCTTGGCTGCCGCGGACGTGATCCTGGACAATTCGGGCAGCGTGGAGGAGATCCGCGCGCGCGTGCAGGAGCTGTGGGAACAGCGGCTGCTCCCGTTCGCCCGGAACCTGGTGGAGCCGCGCACGGCGCCACGGTCCGGCGGACCGCTCATCGTCCCTGCTGATCCGGACTGGCCGGCCCAGGCCGGGCGGCTGATCGAGCGGATCCGGAAGTCCTCCTCGGAAGTGCACGGCGTGGAACACATCGGCTCCACCTCGGTGCCCGGCCTGGACGCGAAGGACGTCCTCGACCTGCAGGTGGCCGTCTCCTCGCTGGCGGCTGCAGACCGGATTGCCGGGGAACTGGCCGAGGCAGGATTCCCCGTGAAAGCCGGGGCCGTCCGGGACACCCCCACGCCGCCGGACCAGGACCCTTCCGCCTGGCAGAAACGCTTCCACGGCAACGCCGACCCCGGCCGGGCCGCCAACGTCCACGTCCGCGTGCAGGGCAGCCCGGGCTGGCGCTACGCCTTGCTGTTCCGCGACTGGCTGCGCGGAAACCCGGAGGCAGCGGCCCGGTACGCGGCCGAGAAGCACCGGCTCGCCGCCCTGCACGCCGGTGACGGCGGGACGGTGCGTTACGCGGAGGCGAAGGAGCCGTGGTTCACCGAGGTGGCCTGGCCGGAGATGGAGGCGTGGGCCGAGCAGAGCGGCTGGCAGCCGCCGTCGTACGATGAACCGGTGCAAACCCGGACAGTAACTGTCCGGGGGCAGGGGTAG